Sequence from the Rutidosis leptorrhynchoides isolate AG116_Rl617_1_P2 chromosome 3, CSIRO_AGI_Rlap_v1, whole genome shotgun sequence genome:
GTTATTTTTAGAAGGTGGGATATCGACCCATTTACCATCTTTGAAGAACTGGAGACCCGGGACTTGGTCGTCTTGGAGTAGTAGAATGATACCACCTGCGTCTGTGTGTTCACGAAGACCTCTAACAAGTTCTGGGTGAGGGCATTTTGGGTATTTTGCTACCTTTGTCCCTACCGAAGGACCTTTCGCTCCTGAGAAAGCCTCCTTGATGTATTCTTTGTTTAGACCAAGATTTTCGCACATGAGTTCGGCGAGCTTCTCGGCCACCTTTACTAATTGATCAATGTACTCATCAACCGTTTTGCtgcatataaaagtaattcaattaCTCCGTACTTTTTTGATGAAATTGTGTTATGGTGTATCAAGACAAATGCAAAAGTACTATAtctggcaaacgggtcaggttaGGTCGAGACGACGAGACCCGAACGGGTTTTGGGTCGGAACAGGTCATGAGTCACACTGGTCATAATTTTTAGATGGGTCAAACGGGTTGGGTCGGGTCAGGTTGGATCCAGAAATCCAGAAGAGGGTATACATTCTTAATTCTAAGGGCTGCCCTGCAAGGAAACTGTGTACATGCCTCTCTTTCATTTATATTAAAGGAAGCTCTTTCGACCCGTTTACTCGGGAGCAGGTGGGTCGAAATTCGTCAAGTGGATATATGTGATGTGTACACCTCCTGATCTACTTTATTTAGAGAATTGTTATATATTGAAGTAATATAATCTACCATAAGCATGCTTAACTCcttaaatagttataaaaatattggATGAACTGGGATCAAAAGGTTTGGATGTCAAACCCAAGTAAACCTGCATATTTTATTTTCTAACCCGCCCATGTTACCACCTCTTAATTATATGTAGTTACATGACTGATTAAACAATATGCTTACACCTGATTACGGTACTCATTTACTTACCGAAGCTCCTCAGAAAGGTTAGTATACTCATTGATCTTATTATTAGGGCGATGCCACATGAAAAACGTGCTTTCCCAGTCGATATCAGTTTTTTTGTTATTATCTTCAACAGTTTTAACAATCTCCGAGTTATAGAAATTGTTCTTCATGTTGTCTTCATAATGCTGATTCACCAGTTTCTTAACTTTCTCCATTAGCTGCTTATCAACCCCATGATTTTCGATCTACATATCATATAAGAAAAAAATAATACTGTAACGCAAAATCacgcataaaaagattatactgaAAGAATTGTGATcaccatatatcatatatcatattatcatatatatacctGAAAGAAGCCCCATTTCTCACAAGCACAGTGGAGAAGTTGCATTGTTTTGCTCCTATCTTCACCATCTAACTTGCTAAAATCTATCAAAGGGATCTCCATTTTATTTTCTTATTGTGTtcaagtatatttttttatttgaTGTTGAATTTATGTTTGCATTAGTGAGGTATATATAGGCACCAACAGAAGGGAACAAAGTTATTTTCACCATTAGTTAAATCATAACAAGTTAAATCTGTAAGGAAAGGTAGTTGCAATGTACCATGGCCTAAAGATCAGGGCGTATTTAATTCGTAGTCagttcgtatctttcgttattccCATTCGTATGCATTTGACTTTTGGGTCAACTGATATTTATTGTTACGATCTGAAAATAGTACGTACTTATTTAAATCCGGCGAAAACATGGGTTTTGTGTCTCATATGGGTctgttcaatttttttttatacaatataAAACTAGAGGTTATGGGCTCAAATAATTGATATAGATAAAGATATTTGT
This genomic interval carries:
- the LOC139898426 gene encoding 1-aminocyclopropane-1-carboxylate oxidase 1-like encodes the protein MEIPLIDFSKLDGEDRSKTMQLLHCACEKWGFFQIENHGVDKQLMEKVKKLVNQHYEDNMKNNFYNSEIVKTVEDNNKKTDIDWESTFFMWHRPNNKINEYTNLSEELRKTVDEYIDQLVKVAEKLAELMCENLGLNKEYIKEAFSGAKGPSVGTKVAKYPKCPHPELVRGLREHTDAGGIILLLQDDQVPGLQFFKDGKWVDIPPSKNNTIFVNTGDQLEVLSNGNYKSAVHRVLTDKDGSRLSIATFYNPFGDAVISPAPKLLYPNEYTFQDYLKLYSGTKFEDKGPRFESMKKNNIVNGH